Proteins from a genomic interval of Liolophura sinensis isolate JHLJ2023 chromosome 3, CUHK_Ljap_v2, whole genome shotgun sequence:
- the LOC135463564 gene encoding uncharacterized protein LOC135463564 — protein MKITLYLLGLIVASVLLTEAQGKKHKCVIPKKICRRGLFDEKACKCKCNAIGDVSPAVFCWLNTLMCKTKGTPVADGCCTDFIDETNVVSDTTSSSSSAESE, from the exons atgaAGATCACACTGTATTTGCTCGGCCTAATCGTAGCCAGCGTTTTGCTGACCGAGGCTCAAGGCAAAAAACACAAGTGCGTCATTCCGAAGAAAATTTGTAGAAGAGGCTTGTTTGATGAAAAGGCTTGCAAGTGCAAATGTAACGCCATCGGCGATGTGTCTCCAGCTGTATTCTGCTG GCTGAACACCCTGATGTGTAAAACCAAAGGCACTCCAGTGGCAGATGGCTGCTGTACTGACTTTATCGACGAAA CCAATGTAGTCTCTGACACAACGTCGAGCTCATCGTCCGCGGAGAGTGAGTAA